GGcttaaatcataaaaaataatGGGTTGGTTGCTTAATCTTGGAGACAATGGTTTAGTGGCCTAAATCAAGGAGAACCACTCTTCTGTTTTGCTTTTGCATTATAAATGTAACAGATTGCAAATGAAGTGAATGTCGAATTCATTTGCTGCAAttgtatttttcttctctttgcaTTTCATTCAGATCATATACTCTTTAATTCTCGAATTTTCAGTTTCACAACGGAAATCTAAACACACAGTTGGATGTTGGATTGTATTGCTATTTGGATAGTGATTAGAGTCTAATGTTTGCTTACCATGGCATATTCTGTATTGCATCCTAATAGAAAATTCATATAGTAACTGAAATGCACACAGGGATATGAATTGATTAATCATTCTTGTAAGTACAATTCCATTATCCTTTTCCGACAGACGTAAAACCTCAGATTAAGATAGTGTAAGCAGATAACTGAAAACAGTTATAAACAAACAGGACATTAGATATTAAAATAATTGCAGAACTTGTTAAAACTCAAGCTTAAGTAGCATAGTACTTAAGCAACGACTTTATTGCACTCCCTTTCAACAGCTCTCTTCAGGATGCTGTCTTCTTCAAGGGCCATCTGAACTGGCAAGAAACCCATTCCATCTGCCATGGCAAGCATCATCTCCCTGGTTTCCATCTTGAACTCTTCTAGATCAACTGAACCATTCAAGTTATGGTCGAATTGGATGAACAATGACTTGTAAACGCGACCAAGCTCATCAGGGTCAGGCTTCACATCAATGCCAAAGTGGGTCTCTAGAACTCTCAGGCACTGGAGCTCCTTCAGCATCTCCTCATAGGAGAGAAGACCGTCCTTGTTTGTGTCAAGGAGAGCGAACCGGTTGCATACCGAGATATTAAACGCTTCTTCATCCTCAAGGAAGTTGACAATGGTGGCACCATCCAATATTTCTACACTCATCTTTCTTTTCTACTTGATTTCAAATGGAGGAAGGTGGTTTATATGAGCAAAATGAGTTATAGGATTGCAAATGCTAGTGCTTTGATGACAAGAGTTAGATTCTTCCTAGTATATATATGGTTCCAAGAGCATATATTCTAATAAACTAACTTGGTTGGCAAAAAAGAAATGGTATAGAAACCTTGGGTTGTTTTTGAGTCCCTTGTTTGATTTGTTTATTCTTTTTGCCTAACCTACTAAATTGGATGCTTCTCTTGATTGTTTGAATTGTTCTGTCTCCCTTCCACTAATCCATAGATTTACAGTGGAAAATAATCAGCAATACAGCATGTAGGGGTAAAATATTTAAATCAAATGGCTTAGAATACATGGGTCAGGTTCTAATACCTTCTGTGTTGGTCAAACCA
This is a stretch of genomic DNA from Lotus japonicus ecotype B-129 chromosome 1, LjGifu_v1.2. It encodes these proteins:
- the LOC130732447 gene encoding uncharacterized protein LOC130732447, with the protein product MSVEILDGATIVNFLEDEEAFNISVCNRFALLDTNKDGLLSYEEMLKELQCLRVLETHFGIDVKPDPDELGRVYKSLFIQFDHNLNGSVDLEEFKMETREMMLAMADGMGFLPVQMALEEDSILKRAVERECNKVVA